One Thermosphaera aggregans DNA segment encodes these proteins:
- a CDS encoding ATP-binding cassette domain-containing protein yields the protein MLKVKRYHAMQPVIDVEVSEAGYPGGFTIRNIEFELYPGELLVIAGESGSGKTTLVRVLTGTIGLVGGYFKGKVLIRNTPIDEISPDEFYSDVAYIPQEPWFALVGYSVETEYCHSLAVAGYTCEFFDLMKLGLGRKLKNPTYGLSAGETQRLIWAESLARSSSVFILDEPLVYIDKYAREMLHSVVETALKDGKTVVVVDHNPLFWRDLASKIIYLHNGQPVYSGHWRNDFFSHPPLPERGIRSSNEFAIRLENIWFKYPGGDYLFKDFSLSIKERIITGLTGPNGSGKSTLLKIMAGVLKPSKGRVVGKGKRIYIPENPLIYFTKPTPWEELLYASGGNESKLLDIAERFNLKNILHRPLARLSSGERRRVALASAFLSNYQTYLLDEPTAGLDDVSSHLVLEHLIELAESGLTIIVSTHDERVFKILDETVEVGGK from the coding sequence TTGCTAAAGGTTAAACGGTATCATGCTATGCAACCGGTTATAGACGTTGAAGTAAGCGAGGCAGGATATCCCGGAGGCTTCACTATTAGAAACATAGAGTTCGAGCTCTACCCGGGAGAGCTTTTGGTGATTGCTGGAGAATCAGGAAGTGGGAAAACCACGCTCGTAAGGGTTTTAACAGGTACTATTGGGCTGGTCGGAGGATATTTCAAGGGTAAGGTATTGATAAGGAATACTCCCATCGATGAGATCTCTCCTGATGAATTTTACTCCGATGTAGCATACATCCCGCAGGAACCATGGTTTGCTCTAGTAGGCTACTCTGTGGAAACAGAATACTGCCATTCGTTAGCGGTAGCAGGATATACTTGTGAGTTTTTCGATCTGATGAAGCTCGGGCTTGGAAGGAAGCTGAAGAATCCAACATACGGGTTAAGCGCTGGAGAGACTCAAAGATTAATATGGGCTGAGTCCTTAGCAAGGAGTTCCTCGGTGTTTATTCTAGATGAGCCACTTGTCTACATTGATAAGTATGCTAGGGAAATGTTGCACAGTGTTGTTGAAACAGCTCTTAAAGACGGGAAGACTGTGGTGGTTGTTGACCATAATCCCTTATTCTGGAGGGATCTGGCATCTAAAATCATTTACCTGCATAACGGGCAACCAGTATATTCCGGGCACTGGAGAAATGATTTCTTCTCTCACCCTCCGCTGCCTGAACGCGGTATAAGAAGCAGTAATGAGTTTGCGATCAGGCTTGAAAACATATGGTTTAAATATCCAGGAGGAGACTATTTGTTCAAGGATTTCTCGCTAAGCATTAAGGAGAGAATTATAACAGGGCTTACAGGACCCAACGGGTCGGGTAAATCAACACTGCTCAAGATAATGGCCGGGGTGTTAAAGCCAAGTAAGGGCAGGGTAGTTGGGAAAGGGAAACGCATATACATCCCGGAAAACCCGCTCATCTACTTCACCAAGCCAACGCCCTGGGAGGAACTCCTCTATGCAAGCGGGGGCAATGAATCTAAACTGCTCGATATAGCTGAACGCTTCAATCTTAAAAACATATTGCACCGTCCTCTTGCAAGGCTCAGCTCAGGTGAGAGAAGGAGGGTAGCGCTGGCTTCAGCGTTTTTATCAAACTATCAAACCTACTTGTTGGACGAGCCCACGGCAGGGCTTGATGATGTTAGTTCTCACCTGGTTTTAGAGCACCTAATAGAGCTGGCTGAGTCTGGTTTAACAATAATCGTCTCAACACATGATGAGAGGGTTTTCAAAATCCTGGACGAGACGGTTGAGGTGGGCGGGAAGTGA
- a CDS encoding ECF transporter S component, with product MSAKALGTRRIINIVVFTVLVYSATVVLQIYQPVTGGYFNLGESMIYLAALLTEPIVAAFAGGVGAALADISTGYGLFAPGTLVIKFIEGYVAGYLVKRFGKVYKAYYSMLAGGSLTVGLLLFGIFFYSGEVYVGPGEWAGITLEAPILNIPVWAWILIAFVIGGLATYGLSKNIVNFSETIALLIGGVLMVTGYFLYEYFVSNPLTGRPPVNAVFEIPVNVGQALVGIAVSIPVASWLRKAGFFEKE from the coding sequence ATGTCTGCTAAAGCACTTGGAACAAGGAGAATCATCAATATTGTTGTATTCACTGTTCTAGTGTATTCCGCTACAGTAGTGCTTCAAATATATCAACCGGTAACGGGAGGGTATTTCAACCTTGGAGAATCAATGATATATCTCGCAGCTCTTTTAACAGAACCAATTGTTGCCGCATTTGCTGGAGGTGTCGGCGCGGCCTTAGCAGACATCTCCACCGGGTATGGATTGTTCGCCCCCGGCACATTAGTGATAAAATTCATTGAAGGCTATGTTGCAGGGTATCTTGTGAAGCGGTTTGGGAAGGTCTATAAAGCCTACTACTCTATGCTTGCAGGGGGTTCTCTAACAGTTGGGTTGCTCCTATTCGGAATATTCTTCTACTCTGGAGAAGTTTACGTGGGTCCAGGGGAATGGGCTGGAATCACTCTTGAAGCACCTATTTTAAACATACCTGTGTGGGCGTGGATACTAATAGCATTCGTGATCGGCGGGCTCGCCACTTACGGCTTATCTAAGAATATTGTTAACTTCTCTGAAACAATAGCTCTGCTAATAGGAGGCGTGTTAATGGTTACAGGCTACTTCCTTTACGAGTACTTCGTATCAAACCCGTTGACCGGTAGACCCCCGGTGAACGCTGTATTTGAGATCCCTGTGAATGTTGGTCAAGCATTAGTGGGGATTGCTGTTTCAATACCGGTTGCTTCCTGGCTGAGGAAAGCTGGTTTTTTTGAAAAAGAATAA
- a CDS encoding pyridoxal-phosphate dependent enzyme, with translation MQFKCSSCGEVFWDIKRITCPYCNSLLTSVFEWHFSIREDLKGIWRFANMLPRFENTITMGEANTPLLESSRLFKGMNVYFKDEGRNPTGSFRDRVAPLIIADALDTGVKKLILASDGNMGASIAAYAARVGLKVTVYGPSSMEDAKALLIRAYGAKLILSDQSIESLLETVSRKTASGKTYNASTLHNPLSIEGLKTIAYEIFLDLKRVPEKVFLPLGSGVTLLALYKGFKELVDAGVADRIPRLIGIEHCGSPKYSQVLKERVEKCREPVLTGLGYSQPYIKEAVLKIIEDYGDVVVIDSSGAVKAAKLLSKKEGLFVEPSSAVSLAGFFKYGEVEDSVILLTGHGLKAPLLYTRPNRKRFSTPFPGITKKMILELISNKPGLTGYEVWKHLGIDVTPQAVYQHLRDLVEMGYVEAKLDAGVKKYFARHIESFT, from the coding sequence TTGCAGTTTAAGTGCTCAAGCTGTGGAGAAGTTTTCTGGGATATTAAAAGAATTACATGTCCATACTGCAACAGCTTGCTGACCTCGGTGTTCGAGTGGCATTTCTCCATCAGGGAGGACTTGAAAGGAATATGGAGATTTGCCAATATGCTTCCACGCTTCGAAAACACTATTACAATGGGTGAGGCTAACACTCCTTTACTTGAGTCTAGCAGGCTTTTCAAGGGTATGAACGTTTATTTCAAGGACGAGGGGCGCAATCCCACTGGGAGCTTCAGGGATAGGGTAGCACCGTTAATAATTGCTGACGCTTTAGACACCGGTGTGAAAAAGCTCATCCTTGCCAGCGATGGAAACATGGGGGCAAGTATTGCCGCCTACGCTGCAAGGGTTGGTTTGAAAGTAACAGTATATGGTCCTTCGTCAATGGAGGATGCGAAGGCTCTTCTAATACGTGCATACGGGGCAAAGCTGATTCTCAGCGATCAATCCATTGAGTCCTTGCTTGAGACGGTTTCCAGAAAAACAGCTAGCGGTAAGACATATAATGCGTCAACGCTGCACAATCCTCTCTCAATCGAGGGGTTGAAAACAATAGCTTATGAGATATTCCTCGATCTTAAGCGTGTTCCTGAGAAAGTATTCCTACCTCTTGGTAGCGGGGTCACGTTACTGGCACTATACAAGGGTTTTAAAGAATTAGTTGACGCAGGCGTGGCTGATAGAATACCGAGGCTCATCGGAATAGAGCATTGTGGAAGCCCAAAGTACTCACAGGTTTTGAAGGAGAGAGTTGAGAAATGCAGGGAACCTGTTTTAACAGGGCTAGGATACAGTCAGCCTTACATAAAAGAGGCTGTTTTAAAAATTATCGAGGACTATGGAGATGTAGTCGTTATCGACTCTAGCGGAGCGGTTAAAGCGGCAAAGTTGCTGTCTAAAAAGGAAGGGCTTTTCGTGGAGCCCTCGTCAGCGGTAAGCTTGGCAGGATTCTTTAAATACGGAGAAGTTGAGGACTCCGTTATTTTGCTAACGGGCCACGGCTTGAAAGCACCACTTCTTTACACAAGGCCTAATCGAAAAAGGTTTTCCACCCCGTTCCCAGGCATCACTAAGAAGATGATTCTTGAGCTAATATCTAACAAGCCAGGTCTCACAGGGTATGAGGTATGGAAGCATCTTGGAATAGATGTGACGCCCCAAGCGGTTTATCAGCATCTCCGAGACCTTGTGGAAATGGGGTATGTTGAAGCCAAGCTTGACGCGGGCGTGAAAAAGTATTTTGCAAGACATATTGAAAGTTTTACTTAA
- a CDS encoding MATE family efflux transporter, with protein MDDKQWVVKQPVLKTMLKLGLPIGVTQALQVVYNLTDMYWLGRLGREALAAVNATWPVLFLIIAGLAGLFQAGLALVSQYWGAGDYRRSLNAGGQLLFVAVTTGIPLGILSYMAIPFFLELIGIPAEVREGAVIYGRIFALGFPIFGLMDSILSIYSAAGDTLTIMKIRLIGVSINIVLDPIMIFGLFGFPALGIAGAAIATLLSDLVSGMISLALLSSRGVKGERLKKDDLKLDFSLIKKFFKIGLPISISSLSDAAGFTVLTGIISLMGSSALAAWGVGDRPFSLLEILVGSILAALSTIIGQNLGAENFGKAKEAAYKAILLATGITSVGVFTLIALRYEVARLFIPSDPEVIQHASDFILLMGPSIVFFTMLRAAYSVAQGSGHTKPVMYITILRLWFLRNILAYLFGPGPLSLGVKGLWAGMAISNVITGLIALAWIVHGKWLKPVIKD; from the coding sequence ATGGATGATAAACAATGGGTTGTTAAACAACCGGTTTTGAAGACTATGCTGAAGCTTGGACTCCCCATAGGGGTTACGCAAGCTCTACAAGTCGTTTACAATTTAACAGACATGTACTGGCTCGGCAGGCTGGGAAGAGAAGCATTAGCAGCTGTGAACGCGACTTGGCCCGTGTTATTCTTAATTATAGCTGGATTAGCCGGTCTCTTCCAGGCAGGGCTTGCACTGGTTTCACAGTACTGGGGTGCTGGAGACTATAGGAGATCATTGAATGCTGGAGGGCAACTATTGTTTGTTGCCGTGACTACAGGAATACCGCTTGGAATCCTCTCATACATGGCGATCCCATTCTTCCTGGAGCTCATTGGAATCCCAGCAGAGGTTAGGGAGGGCGCTGTCATCTATGGAAGAATCTTTGCATTAGGCTTCCCAATATTCGGATTGATGGACTCCATCCTCTCAATATACTCGGCGGCAGGCGATACTTTAACAATCATGAAAATCCGTTTGATAGGAGTGTCAATCAACATCGTCTTAGACCCTATAATGATATTCGGCCTCTTCGGCTTCCCCGCTCTCGGCATAGCCGGTGCCGCCATAGCAACACTGCTAAGCGACCTGGTGTCGGGAATGATCTCGCTAGCTCTACTCTCAAGCCGCGGGGTTAAAGGTGAAAGACTCAAAAAGGATGACCTAAAGCTTGACTTCTCCCTGATCAAGAAGTTCTTCAAGATAGGGTTGCCGATTTCAATCTCATCCCTAAGCGATGCTGCAGGGTTCACCGTGCTAACGGGAATAATAAGCCTTATGGGGTCCAGCGCGCTGGCCGCTTGGGGTGTTGGGGACAGGCCCTTTAGCCTACTCGAAATCCTGGTGGGGAGCATTCTAGCCGCCCTATCCACGATTATTGGGCAAAACCTAGGGGCTGAGAACTTTGGGAAAGCTAAGGAAGCAGCCTATAAGGCAATCCTGCTAGCTACGGGAATAACCTCTGTAGGAGTTTTCACGCTGATTGCTTTGAGATACGAGGTGGCACGCTTATTCATTCCATCAGACCCCGAGGTTATACAGCACGCATCCGATTTCATCCTTCTCATGGGACCCTCAATAGTGTTCTTCACGATGCTCAGGGCGGCATACAGTGTGGCACAGGGATCTGGCCATACGAAACCGGTCATGTACATAACTATTCTTCGACTCTGGTTTCTAAGGAATATTCTAGCCTACCTTTTCGGTCCGGGTCCTTTAAGCCTGGGGGTAAAGGGCTTGTGGGCCGGGATGGCGATCAGCAATGTCATAACAGGGTTAATCGCTCTTGCATGGATTGTTCACGGTAAATGGTTAAAACCCGTTATCAAAGATTAA